A stretch of the Kroppenstedtia eburnea genome encodes the following:
- a CDS encoding Yip1 family protein has product MSDLQTSAPEVKKPSLFGVLFSPTEQFERIREKPRFGMALTIVIVLSVIILSLTGLALAENPVFLEKAGVEEAGLPPEAFTAFTVGGMIIGGLVGIPISLLLRSLFHWLFMMLFRGEASFKQLFSLNTHVYFLPLLGTLVYMVYLWATGGGGTDPETIPTSLAAFVPAEGFLKGVLGGIEIFAIWELILIASGLSIVGRLSKGKGWTIALIIFAVALVVTAGFTAMGDMANSMTP; this is encoded by the coding sequence TTGTCCGATTTACAGACCTCTGCACCGGAGGTAAAGAAGCCTTCACTGTTTGGAGTGTTGTTTTCGCCGACTGAACAGTTTGAGCGAATCCGGGAAAAACCCCGGTTTGGCATGGCGCTTACCATCGTGATCGTGCTCAGTGTGATTATTCTTTCACTCACCGGGCTGGCCTTGGCAGAGAATCCCGTCTTTTTGGAAAAGGCGGGGGTGGAGGAGGCCGGACTGCCACCTGAAGCTTTTACTGCTTTTACGGTTGGAGGCATGATCATTGGAGGTTTGGTCGGAATCCCGATCAGTCTTTTGTTGCGCAGTTTGTTCCATTGGCTGTTCATGATGTTGTTCCGGGGCGAAGCCTCATTCAAACAACTCTTTTCTCTGAACACGCATGTCTATTTTCTGCCGCTCCTCGGCACCTTGGTCTACATGGTTTATCTGTGGGCGACAGGTGGCGGTGGGACGGATCCGGAAACGATTCCCACCAGTTTAGCCGCGTTTGTACCGGCTGAGGGCTTTCTCAAGGGAGTGTTGGGTGGAATCGAAATTTTCGCTATTTGGGAACTGATCTTAATTGCGAGCGGTCTGTCCATCGTCGGTCGCTTATCCAAAGGGAAAGGCTGGACCATCGCCCTGATCATCTTTGCTGTGGCTCTCGTCGTCACGGCCGGCTTTACGGCCATGGGGGATATGGCCAACTCCATGACACCATAA
- a CDS encoding NAD(P)/FAD-dependent oxidoreductase encodes MTQPELFDVTVIGGGPAGLYASFYSGLREMKTKIIECQPQLGGKVHIYPEKMVWDVGALTPVTGARLIEQMVQQGLTFHPTVILNEKVEQISKQETGHFVLETTSGERHLSKTVIVATGSGILKPQKLNIKGAEKYEVTNLHYTVKSLLRFKDKTVIISGGGNTAIDWANELESVAKKIYLTHRKEELKGHESQVTRLMNSSIQCLFPTVITKLIANQAQDRIESVELANRKTGAVLRLSVDEVIINHGYEQDASLLQNSALPIELVDDFYIKGNVNSESSVPGLYAAGDILHHEGKLQLIAGAFQDAANAVNQAKVYIQPDAPQTAMVSSHHEIFQSRNRELSHRTQEK; translated from the coding sequence TTGACACAGCCGGAGTTGTTCGATGTGACTGTGATCGGTGGTGGACCTGCCGGATTGTACGCATCGTTTTACAGTGGGTTACGCGAAATGAAGACTAAAATTATCGAGTGTCAGCCACAGTTGGGGGGAAAAGTGCACATATATCCTGAGAAGATGGTTTGGGACGTGGGTGCTTTAACTCCCGTGACAGGAGCCCGCCTGATTGAGCAAATGGTACAACAGGGTTTGACGTTCCATCCCACAGTCATTTTAAATGAGAAGGTGGAACAAATCTCCAAACAGGAGACCGGTCACTTTGTTTTGGAGACGACTTCCGGGGAACGTCATCTTTCCAAAACAGTGATTGTGGCGACAGGAAGCGGAATCCTTAAACCCCAAAAGCTCAACATTAAAGGGGCCGAAAAATACGAGGTTACGAATTTGCATTATACCGTGAAATCTTTGCTGCGTTTTAAAGACAAAACCGTCATCATCTCCGGAGGAGGAAACACGGCCATCGATTGGGCCAACGAGTTGGAGTCTGTGGCGAAAAAAATCTATTTGACGCACCGAAAAGAAGAGCTGAAAGGCCACGAGTCTCAGGTGACCCGATTGATGAACAGCTCCATCCAATGCTTATTCCCCACGGTGATTACCAAACTGATTGCAAACCAAGCACAGGATCGCATCGAGTCCGTTGAATTGGCAAACCGAAAAACAGGGGCAGTCCTGCGCCTTTCAGTGGACGAAGTCATTATCAACCACGGTTATGAACAAGATGCCAGTCTCCTGCAAAACAGTGCACTGCCCATCGAGCTGGTCGATGACTTTTACATCAAAGGGAATGTCAACAGCGAATCATCCGTACCGGGACTGTATGCTGCGGGGGACATCTTGCATCATGAAGGAAAGCTCCAATTGATTGCCGGGGCATTCCAGGATGCGGCCAACGCGGTCAACCAAGCCAAAGTTTACATTCAGCCGGATGCTCCGCAAACCGCGATGGTCTCTTCCCATCATGAAATATTTCAATCACGAAATCGGGAATTGAGTCACCGGACTCAGGAAAAATGA
- a CDS encoding ATP-binding protein: MRHPSIQQKNKNKPYQKRVTFNLKMKLIAAISILIIGIFIIFSLFLHHFVSGMIEDQVGKRALGLAKTVADMPEVQNAFELDDPAVVIQQLVEPIRKETGAEFIVVGNREGIRYSHPYTDRIGKKMVGGDNEPALKEGKSYVTKNVGSLGLSIRGKTPVLDQNGHPIGVVSVGFLNEHVREIVTNQSKLIWVTMVLIICLGIFGAVLIAHFLKKRLSNMEPEEISYLLRQKEVILQSTQEGFISVDAAGNITMINHAAQDMLNSLQDKQQSVIGMPIKEVLPHTNLFAPIKTMTNREMIVGDNIVIVSQVPIMDGDEMIGGVATLRKKQEMEAITNELKQVRQYANAQRAQTHEFSNKLSIVLGLLQLRQYEEAISFIKQEQDIRHAWTQFLLNNVRDPFVSGLLQAKMNEAKELDMNMTVLPESQLQTVWTGKKQRALLTGIGNLLDNAMEAVKQLPPEAEKKLEIYFTDMGDDVLVEVGDNGPGIEEENLPFIFRQGFSTKRGEHRGTGLALVQYLLHAVGGEITVEKSDLGGACFIMTIPKEGE, from the coding sequence ATGCGTCATCCATCCATTCAACAGAAAAACAAAAACAAACCCTATCAAAAGCGTGTCACCTTCAATTTAAAAATGAAGCTGATTGCGGCCATCAGTATTTTGATAATTGGTATATTCATCATTTTTTCCCTGTTTTTGCATCATTTTGTTTCCGGTATGATCGAAGATCAGGTGGGAAAAAGGGCGCTTGGTCTCGCCAAAACAGTTGCAGACATGCCGGAGGTTCAAAATGCTTTTGAGCTGGATGACCCCGCAGTGGTCATACAGCAACTGGTGGAGCCCATCCGCAAAGAGACCGGCGCTGAGTTTATCGTGGTCGGAAATAGAGAAGGGATACGATATTCCCATCCTTATACAGACCGAATCGGCAAGAAGATGGTGGGGGGAGACAATGAGCCGGCACTCAAAGAAGGAAAATCATATGTGACAAAAAATGTGGGATCCCTGGGACTGTCGATCCGTGGCAAAACCCCTGTGCTGGATCAAAACGGGCATCCCATCGGTGTTGTTTCCGTCGGATTTTTAAATGAACATGTAAGAGAGATTGTGACAAATCAAAGCAAGTTGATCTGGGTGACCATGGTCTTGATTATCTGCCTCGGCATTTTTGGTGCAGTGCTGATCGCTCATTTTCTCAAAAAGCGGCTTTCCAATATGGAACCGGAGGAAATTTCTTATTTGCTGCGGCAAAAAGAAGTCATTTTACAATCGACACAGGAAGGGTTCATCTCTGTTGACGCCGCCGGGAACATCACAATGATCAATCATGCGGCACAAGACATGCTTAACAGCCTTCAGGACAAACAGCAATCCGTAATTGGTATGCCCATCAAGGAAGTACTCCCCCACACCAACCTGTTTGCACCAATAAAAACCATGACCAACCGGGAAATGATCGTCGGCGACAACATTGTTATTGTCAGCCAGGTACCGATCATGGACGGTGATGAGATGATCGGGGGAGTTGCCACCCTGCGCAAAAAACAGGAAATGGAAGCCATTACGAATGAACTGAAGCAAGTCAGACAGTATGCCAATGCCCAACGCGCCCAGACACATGAGTTCTCCAATAAATTATCCATTGTATTGGGTCTTTTACAATTAAGGCAATATGAAGAAGCCATCTCTTTTATCAAGCAGGAGCAAGACATCCGGCACGCATGGACACAGTTCCTGTTGAATAACGTCCGTGATCCCTTTGTATCCGGCCTGCTGCAGGCGAAAATGAATGAAGCGAAGGAGCTGGATATGAACATGACGGTCCTGCCGGAAAGTCAATTGCAAACCGTATGGACCGGCAAAAAACAACGGGCACTTCTGACAGGGATTGGAAATCTGTTGGATAATGCGATGGAAGCTGTAAAACAACTGCCCCCTGAAGCTGAAAAAAAGCTGGAAATCTATTTTACGGACATGGGAGATGATGTATTGGTGGAAGTGGGGGACAACGGTCCGGGAATAGAAGAAGAGAACCTGCCATTTATTTTCCGGCAAGGGTTTTCCACAAAACGGGGGGAACATCGCGGTACAGGCCTGGCATTGGTACAGTATCTCCTACATGCAGTTGGCGGCGAGATCACGGTGGAGAAGAGTGATCTGGGCGGAGCCTGTTTTATCATGACCATTCCGAAAGAAGGAGAATAG
- a CDS encoding response regulator transcription factor has protein sequence MSHILLVEDEERLGQLISEQLRLEGHRVTVASDGEEGYRMWKQEQPDLVILDWMLPRMDGVEVCRKIRETSIVPVMMLTAKGDEMEKVWGLEVGADDYMTKPFSTWELKARVRALLRRAAFGRERSESASEGGVLSFPFIQLDREKREVKLEDQLLVLTPKEYELLELFLSYPGRVFSRAYLMDRIWEADYLENDRTVDTQISRLRKKFGLYGKAIETVWGTGYKFNPGKGSEA, from the coding sequence TTGTCTCACATTTTACTGGTTGAGGATGAAGAAAGGTTGGGGCAACTTATTTCGGAACAGCTCCGGCTGGAGGGACATCGGGTCACTGTCGCTTCGGATGGTGAGGAAGGATACCGGATGTGGAAGCAGGAGCAACCGGATCTGGTGATTCTGGACTGGATGCTGCCCCGGATGGACGGGGTGGAAGTCTGCCGGAAAATCCGGGAGACCTCGATTGTGCCCGTGATGATGTTGACGGCAAAAGGGGATGAAATGGAAAAGGTATGGGGGCTGGAAGTGGGAGCGGACGATTATATGACCAAGCCCTTCAGCACCTGGGAGCTGAAGGCCCGTGTCCGGGCGTTGTTGCGCCGGGCCGCCTTTGGGCGGGAACGGTCGGAGTCCGCCTCTGAAGGTGGGGTGCTCTCTTTCCCGTTTATTCAGTTGGACCGGGAAAAGCGGGAGGTGAAACTGGAGGATCAGCTCTTGGTTTTGACTCCCAAAGAGTATGAGTTGTTGGAGTTGTTTCTCTCTTATCCCGGCCGGGTATTCAGCCGGGCCTATTTGATGGATCGGATCTGGGAGGCAGATTATCTGGAGAATGATCGCACTGTGGATACCCAGATTTCCCGGTTGCGCAAAAAATTCGGACTCTACGGAAAAGCGATTGAAACCGTCTGGGGAACCGGTTACAAATTCAACCCGGGGAAAGGGTCTGAAGCATGA
- a CDS encoding ABC transporter ATP-binding protein: MIRLEGIEKTYQTGEVAVPVLKDISLTIEAGEYVSIMGPSGSGKSTLMNLIGCLDQPTAGSYWLNGKQVSEADETVLAQIRNQWIGFVFQHFQLLPRMSAQKNVALPLVYAGLSKTERERRAREALTKVGLGDRRHHRPSELSGGQQQRVAIARALVNEPHLLLADEPTGALDTASGARVLDLFDELHREGRTVVVITHDPEVAQRAQRQVVIRDGRIIGDSFQSRGKEGVR, from the coding sequence ATGATTCGGCTGGAGGGAATTGAAAAAACCTATCAAACAGGAGAAGTCGCCGTCCCCGTCTTGAAGGATATATCACTGACGATCGAAGCGGGGGAGTATGTCTCCATCATGGGACCTTCCGGTTCAGGGAAGTCGACCCTGATGAACCTGATCGGCTGTTTGGATCAGCCGACGGCGGGCAGTTACTGGCTGAACGGAAAGCAGGTCAGCGAAGCGGATGAAACCGTGCTCGCCCAGATCCGAAATCAATGGATCGGGTTTGTGTTTCAACATTTTCAACTGTTACCCCGGATGAGTGCCCAGAAAAATGTGGCACTGCCTTTGGTCTATGCTGGACTTTCCAAAACGGAACGGGAGAGACGAGCCCGGGAGGCGCTGACCAAAGTGGGCTTGGGCGACCGGAGACACCACCGTCCCTCGGAGCTGTCCGGGGGACAGCAACAGCGGGTGGCGATTGCCCGTGCCCTGGTGAATGAACCCCATCTGTTATTGGCGGATGAACCCACCGGTGCCCTGGATACTGCCTCTGGAGCCCGGGTGCTGGATCTCTTTGATGAACTGCACCGGGAAGGACGGACGGTGGTCGTGATCACTCACGATCCGGAAGTGGCCCAGAGGGCACAAAGACAAGTCGTGATCCGTGACGGCCGCATCATCGGCGACTCCTTCCAGAGCAGAGGGAAGGAGGGGGTCCGGTGA
- a CDS encoding efflux RND transporter periplasmic adaptor subunit — MNKKFGIGLGVVLLIGLVVGAAIFKNQAQSVEVKTEKMKETAIQEEVTTSGSLMPNEMHSIYYRPEMGEFDKILVDEGDKVTKGEGVLRYKNPSRRVKSDLRGTVIQVNPPGSTGDDRQPAVVVADLNRLVVQADVTEYDALKVKKGQRVTLKWDADPSREWTGKISRVAQLPKHSGAEGAGNESDQIKYEVEISLDRKVPLKLGSRLMASIRTDEQKVKTIPQKALVRKNDKDGVFVVDNSRAVWKEVDLGISDGKRVEIRSGLAGKDEVVIHPPQDLKTGAEVTVP, encoded by the coding sequence ATGAATAAAAAATTTGGGATCGGCTTGGGGGTTGTTCTCCTGATCGGACTGGTGGTGGGTGCCGCCATCTTTAAAAATCAGGCACAGAGTGTGGAAGTCAAAACAGAAAAAATGAAGGAAACCGCGATTCAGGAAGAGGTGACCACTTCCGGCAGTTTGATGCCGAACGAGATGCACTCCATCTATTACCGGCCGGAAATGGGGGAGTTTGACAAGATTCTGGTGGATGAGGGGGACAAAGTGACCAAAGGAGAAGGGGTTTTGCGATATAAAAACCCTTCCCGGCGGGTAAAAAGCGATCTGCGGGGAACCGTGATTCAGGTGAACCCACCGGGATCCACCGGTGACGACCGCCAACCGGCGGTGGTGGTCGCCGATCTGAACCGATTGGTGGTTCAGGCGGACGTGACAGAATATGATGCCTTGAAAGTGAAAAAAGGACAACGGGTCACCCTGAAATGGGATGCGGATCCCAGCCGGGAATGGACCGGAAAAATCAGCCGTGTTGCCCAACTGCCCAAGCACTCCGGGGCGGAGGGAGCAGGGAATGAGTCGGATCAGATCAAATATGAAGTGGAAATCAGTTTGGATCGGAAGGTCCCTCTGAAACTGGGTTCCCGGCTGATGGCATCGATCCGGACGGATGAGCAAAAAGTGAAGACGATTCCGCAGAAGGCATTGGTTCGAAAGAATGACAAAGACGGCGTTTTTGTGGTGGATAACAGCCGGGCGGTCTGGAAAGAGGTGGACCTGGGGATCTCCGATGGAAAACGGGTGGAAATCCGGTCCGGTTTGGCCGGAAAGGATGAGGTGGTCATCCATCCACCGCAAGATCTGAAAACCGGTGCGGAAGTGACGGTTCCATGA
- a CDS encoding ABC transporter permease has product MKLLENLKMALDSIRAHKMRAILTMLGIVIGVASVLIIVAIGQGGTEELTEAFAGAGNTVNVMPNDETLINNNGQVPPGFFTEQDVRDLEGLPGVKQVAASSYEMLDVRYRKKESEGAMVFGVNNNSFMEMDGQQVAQGRSFQTADFLSGNSGAVISHKIKKDLFPNEDPVGKIIRIGTQPIQVIGVLEEPQGLMASFDQAILYLPYQTWRGVLGKSQINQLTLQAEGADRIKEVGDSAIQVLERNHQTKGDYEVMNLDQLVKGINQVASIMTMVIGSIGGISLLVGGIGVMNIMLVSVTERTREIGIRMSLGATRNQILTQFLIESVTLSIIGGLIGILLGYGVIGLIALLSPLPAVISPWVTLGAVLFSALFGVIFGLLPANKASRMNPIECLRYE; this is encoded by the coding sequence GTGAAACTGCTTGAGAATCTCAAGATGGCCCTGGATTCCATCCGCGCCCACAAGATGAGAGCGATCTTAACCATGTTGGGGATCGTGATCGGAGTGGCATCCGTCTTGATCATTGTGGCCATCGGTCAGGGGGGAACGGAGGAGCTGACCGAAGCTTTCGCCGGTGCCGGCAACACCGTCAATGTGATGCCCAATGACGAAACCCTGATCAACAACAATGGACAAGTGCCCCCCGGTTTCTTTACCGAACAGGATGTTCGGGATCTGGAAGGGCTCCCCGGTGTGAAACAGGTGGCTGCTTCCAGTTACGAGATGCTGGATGTCCGGTATCGGAAAAAGGAGAGCGAAGGGGCGATGGTGTTCGGGGTGAACAACAACTCCTTTATGGAAATGGACGGCCAACAGGTGGCCCAAGGCCGTTCTTTCCAGACCGCCGATTTTCTCAGTGGAAATTCCGGTGCCGTGATCAGTCACAAGATAAAAAAGGATCTCTTTCCCAATGAGGATCCGGTAGGGAAAATTATCCGGATCGGAACGCAACCGATTCAGGTGATCGGTGTATTGGAAGAGCCCCAGGGGTTGATGGCCTCTTTTGACCAAGCGATCCTCTATCTTCCTTATCAGACTTGGCGGGGGGTTCTGGGTAAAAGCCAGATCAACCAATTAACCCTGCAGGCGGAAGGGGCGGATCGGATCAAAGAAGTGGGAGATTCCGCCATCCAAGTGCTGGAGCGCAACCACCAGACCAAAGGGGATTATGAGGTGATGAACCTGGATCAGCTGGTCAAAGGGATTAACCAGGTGGCCAGCATCATGACCATGGTCATCGGCAGTATCGGTGGGATCTCCCTGCTGGTGGGTGGAATCGGCGTGATGAATATCATGCTGGTATCCGTGACAGAACGTACCCGGGAAATCGGAATCCGCATGTCCCTGGGAGCGACACGGAATCAAATATTAACCCAATTTTTGATTGAGTCGGTCACGCTGTCGATCATCGGTGGCTTGATCGGAATCTTGCTGGGTTATGGAGTGATCGGCCTGATCGCATTGCTGTCTCCTTTGCCGGCGGTGATTTCCCCATGGGTCACCTTGGGAGCGGTCCTGTTTTCCGCCCTGTTCGGTGTTATCTTCGGCTTATTGCCTGCCAATAAAGCTTCCCGCATGAACCCGATCGAATGCCTCCGCTACGAATAG
- a CDS encoding response regulator, producing the protein MIIEDDFRISAIHRQIAEDVDGYTVIKEARTAKEAKAFLQCGGPLPDLVLLDIYIPDVVGLDLFRYIRGQYPTISLIAVTAATESETVQNAIVGGVFDYIIKPVDASRLKRSLLSFQEKRAFLAGRKTVHQKEIDYLIGTQFKEDHPAAAKKTDLPKGIDPITLHEVMLLVRQEKQGITAVELSKQTGMGHTTARRYLEYLVSTRMLRPSLKYGTVGRPERQYLIRGTYEQNDRNGD; encoded by the coding sequence ATGATTATTGAGGATGATTTTCGCATATCAGCCATCCATCGCCAAATTGCGGAAGATGTGGATGGATATACAGTGATCAAGGAAGCCCGCACTGCAAAAGAAGCGAAGGCGTTTTTGCAGTGCGGCGGTCCATTGCCTGATCTGGTTTTGTTGGATATTTATATCCCGGATGTGGTGGGCCTGGATTTATTCCGGTATATACGTGGGCAGTACCCTACCATCAGCCTGATTGCAGTGACGGCGGCTACTGAATCCGAAACGGTGCAAAACGCTATTGTCGGCGGGGTGTTTGATTATATCATCAAACCTGTCGATGCGAGCCGACTGAAGCGATCGCTTTTATCCTTCCAGGAAAAGCGGGCTTTCCTTGCAGGAAGAAAAACAGTTCACCAGAAAGAGATTGATTATCTCATCGGTACGCAATTCAAAGAGGATCACCCGGCTGCCGCGAAAAAAACAGACTTGCCCAAAGGAATTGACCCGATTACATTGCATGAAGTTATGTTATTGGTGCGCCAAGAAAAACAAGGAATCACAGCGGTGGAATTAAGCAAACAAACCGGGATGGGTCATACCACTGCACGCAGATACTTGGAATATTTGGTCTCCACCCGGATGCTTCGGCCCAGCTTGAAGTACGGAACCGTCGGCAGGCCGGAACGACAATATTTGATCCGTGGCACTTATGAACAAAATGATAGGAATGGAGATTAA
- a CDS encoding ABC transporter ATP-binding protein, which translates to MGAERYRLHTEGLDIGYGDHLIVRNLSVVIPDGKITTIIGANGCGKSTLLKAMTRIISPHSGVVWLDGADIAREHTKTIAQNMAILPQTPEGAKGLSVAELVSYGRFPYQRGWGRWTKRDVEVIDWALEVTGTMGFKHRPVDALSGGQRQRVWIAMALAQETDIIFLDEPTTYLDLAHQLEVLELLQKLNREQGRTIIMVLHDLNQAARFADYIIAMKQGQIVRAGSCEEVITPGVLREVFQIDAVIDRDPRTDRPICLTYNLIKGEGQPNEEMAHSHVAASLADCRRLQSPGAKF; encoded by the coding sequence ATGGGAGCGGAAAGGTATCGACTACATACCGAGGGTTTGGACATCGGATATGGCGATCATCTGATTGTCCGGAATTTGAGTGTGGTCATTCCCGATGGAAAAATTACGACCATCATCGGCGCAAACGGCTGTGGTAAGTCCACGCTGCTGAAAGCGATGACACGTATCATCTCCCCGCATTCCGGGGTCGTCTGGTTGGACGGTGCCGACATTGCGCGTGAACATACCAAAACGATCGCGCAAAACATGGCGATATTGCCACAAACACCGGAGGGTGCAAAGGGGTTAAGCGTTGCGGAGCTCGTCTCTTATGGTCGTTTTCCTTATCAAAGAGGCTGGGGTCGATGGACCAAACGGGATGTTGAAGTGATCGACTGGGCTCTGGAAGTGACTGGTACGATGGGATTTAAACACCGCCCTGTGGACGCATTGTCGGGAGGTCAGCGGCAACGGGTTTGGATTGCGATGGCTTTGGCTCAGGAGACCGATATTATTTTTTTGGATGAACCAACGACCTATCTCGATTTGGCTCATCAATTGGAAGTGTTGGAGTTGCTGCAAAAACTGAACCGTGAGCAGGGTCGCACCATCATCATGGTCCTTCATGACCTCAATCAAGCAGCACGCTTTGCCGATTACATCATTGCGATGAAACAGGGTCAGATTGTCCGGGCGGGATCTTGTGAAGAGGTGATCACCCCCGGTGTGCTGCGTGAAGTCTTCCAAATCGACGCGGTCATCGATCGGGATCCGCGTACAGACAGACCGATCTGTCTCACTTACAACTTGATCAAAGGAGAAGGTCAACCGAATGAAGAAATGGCTCATTCCCATGTTGCTGCCTCTCTTGCTGATTGCCGGCGCTTGCAGTCACCAGGGGCAAAGTTCTGA
- a CDS encoding HAMP domain-containing histidine kinase — translation MNPKGMWQAGIWRTIAETNLPLVFSIFLMMIWPPQAVVQFGWYFVIFLATFIWQVIWPAYRLRRKAGTIWVRIRYWLGFMLVLSLSQIILSEVLDWLFFQEMMGNRYPELYETFMEDQEGMSTAFAYLISFFILYLLIAGNRLVFWSWFRFLQWTRRKLVRQFTLSHIMMLILLFWLSAVVWLVYQVTWGMPKNLGGVNQAKEVAAWTAPLFKPGTPEKDLQRWTKQVKEANGPFHFWYFDDLPQERHWRLYDRKGDRVAGEPPQAAEREEKLVRKSLQGRVARSENLDASTHLAVAPVWDNQYRVVGVVVLEKQIEPVLQISSVILIFFLFLAVSFGGVFLFLIVAMLIASFFAYLRARVFTRRFEKVRVASSEWAKGRLNHRMETDWPDELGTMSEQLNQVAASLQEATWKLEKEKEQVEAVLRQKKKFMADVSHELRTPVAILKGYLEVGEERGEWRDQDLFRRELDRLQQMIDELFTQATKDEQENEPFLRESLHPDEVLKEVFDTFQPIAWREKKISVGLSLLERDQGIIADPVRLRQILHNLLRNALRHTPEGGLVHLAAEEDQDRVLLIVADTGSGMSEEEMAHVFRRYYRGRVTSGEYGGAGIGLALVKEWSERMGAEVSVQSEQGKGTRVILSFAVADGKGKD, via the coding sequence ATGAACCCCAAAGGGATGTGGCAAGCAGGGATTTGGCGCACGATTGCGGAAACCAACCTGCCCTTGGTATTTTCCATATTCCTCATGATGATTTGGCCGCCGCAGGCCGTCGTTCAGTTCGGATGGTATTTTGTCATCTTCCTGGCGACCTTCATTTGGCAGGTGATCTGGCCGGCATACCGGCTGCGGCGCAAAGCCGGCACCATCTGGGTGCGGATCCGTTATTGGCTGGGGTTTATGCTGGTGTTGTCCCTGTCGCAAATCATATTGAGTGAAGTGTTGGATTGGTTGTTTTTCCAAGAGATGATGGGGAACAGGTACCCGGAGTTGTATGAAACCTTCATGGAGGATCAGGAGGGGATGAGTACAGCCTTCGCCTACCTGATCAGCTTTTTCATTTTATATTTGCTGATTGCCGGCAACCGTTTGGTCTTTTGGAGTTGGTTTCGGTTTTTGCAGTGGACACGGAGGAAGCTGGTTCGACAATTCACTCTGTCTCATATTATGATGCTGATCCTGCTTTTTTGGCTCAGTGCGGTTGTTTGGTTGGTGTATCAGGTGACTTGGGGCATGCCGAAAAACCTGGGCGGGGTGAATCAGGCCAAGGAAGTGGCGGCCTGGACCGCACCTCTTTTTAAGCCGGGGACCCCGGAAAAGGACCTGCAACGCTGGACGAAACAGGTGAAAGAGGCCAATGGTCCCTTCCACTTTTGGTATTTTGATGATTTGCCCCAGGAGCGTCACTGGAGGCTTTATGATCGAAAGGGGGACCGGGTGGCCGGGGAACCGCCCCAAGCCGCCGAGAGGGAAGAGAAGCTGGTGCGGAAATCCCTGCAGGGAAGGGTCGCCCGTTCAGAAAATCTGGATGCTTCCACCCATCTGGCAGTGGCTCCGGTGTGGGACAATCAGTATCGGGTGGTCGGAGTCGTGGTTCTGGAGAAGCAGATCGAACCGGTACTGCAAATCTCCTCTGTGATCCTCATTTTTTTCTTGTTTTTGGCTGTCTCTTTTGGTGGTGTCTTTCTCTTCTTGATCGTGGCCATGCTGATCGCTTCCTTTTTTGCCTACCTTCGTGCCCGGGTGTTCACGCGACGCTTTGAAAAAGTGAGGGTGGCGTCGTCGGAGTGGGCGAAGGGCAGGCTGAATCATCGGATGGAGACGGATTGGCCCGACGAGTTGGGGACGATGAGTGAACAACTGAATCAGGTGGCCGCCTCCTTGCAAGAGGCAACCTGGAAGTTGGAAAAAGAGAAAGAACAAGTGGAGGCTGTCCTGCGCCAAAAAAAGAAGTTTATGGCAGATGTCTCCCATGAATTACGAACGCCTGTCGCCATATTGAAAGGATATCTGGAGGTCGGGGAAGAGAGGGGAGAATGGCGGGATCAGGATCTGTTCCGCAGGGAGTTGGATCGCTTGCAACAGATGATCGATGAGCTGTTCACACAGGCCACCAAAGATGAGCAGGAGAATGAGCCCTTTCTGCGGGAGTCGCTTCATCCGGATGAGGTGCTGAAGGAAGTGTTTGATACCTTTCAGCCCATCGCTTGGCGGGAGAAGAAGATTTCTGTGGGATTATCCCTGCTGGAGCGTGACCAAGGGATCATTGCAGATCCGGTTCGTCTGCGACAGATTTTGCACAATCTGCTCCGCAATGCTCTGCGACATACGCCGGAAGGGGGGCTGGTCCATCTGGCTGCAGAAGAAGATCAAGACCGGGTGCTGTTGATCGTGGCAGATACCGGCTCCGGCATGAGCGAAGAAGAGATGGCTCATGTGTTCCGGCGCTATTACCGGGGGCGCGTCACCAGCGGGGAATATGGGGGCGCGGGGATCGGTCTGGCCCTGGTCAAGGAATGGAGTGAGCGGATGGGAGCCGAGGTGTCTGTGCAGAGCGAGCAAGGGAAGGGAACACGGGTGATCCTCTCTTTTGCCGTGGCGGATGGGAAAGGGAAGGATTGA